A section of the Spirosoma pollinicola genome encodes:
- a CDS encoding Atu2307/SP_0267 family LLM class monooxygenase, translated as MELGISSFGEVQPDGVAGKAINAHKRVQQLLEEIKLADEVGLDVYALGEHHRPDYVVSAPEIILAAAAPLTKNIRLSSSVTVLSSADPVRVFQNFASLDLISNGRAEIMAGRGSFIESFPLFGYDLDDYNELFTEKLDLLLKINQQELVSWQGKHRASIANLGVYPRPLQPQIPIWLAVGGTPASAVRAGKMNIPMTLALLGGSPERFVPFVNLYRQAAQDAGHDVSQLPLAINSHFFVADQSQQAADDLFPTYQAMMNRVGRERGWAPLDRAQFEAMRQYGPLLVGSPQQMIDKILHFHELFQNTRYLAQLIGGHDLPHHKVLHAIELFGTKVAPVVRKELAVMK; from the coding sequence ATGGAATTAGGAATCAGTAGCTTTGGCGAAGTCCAGCCCGATGGCGTAGCCGGGAAGGCTATCAATGCGCATAAGCGGGTGCAGCAACTGCTGGAAGAAATAAAACTGGCCGACGAGGTGGGGCTGGACGTATATGCTCTTGGCGAGCACCATAGGCCCGATTATGTGGTCTCTGCTCCCGAAATTATCCTGGCCGCAGCAGCCCCCCTGACCAAAAACATACGGTTGTCCAGCTCCGTAACGGTACTTAGTTCGGCTGATCCGGTACGTGTGTTTCAAAACTTTGCCTCTCTGGACTTAATCTCCAATGGGCGGGCCGAAATTATGGCTGGCCGTGGGTCTTTCATCGAATCGTTTCCGTTGTTTGGCTATGACTTGGACGATTATAATGAGTTATTCACCGAGAAGCTGGATTTGCTGCTTAAGATCAACCAACAGGAACTGGTAAGCTGGCAGGGAAAACATCGGGCCTCCATAGCCAATTTAGGTGTGTATCCTCGCCCATTACAGCCTCAGATCCCCATCTGGCTGGCTGTTGGCGGCACACCAGCCTCGGCGGTTCGGGCGGGGAAAATGAATATTCCCATGACACTGGCCTTGCTTGGCGGAAGCCCTGAACGGTTTGTCCCTTTCGTTAATCTATATCGACAGGCGGCTCAGGATGCCGGGCACGATGTCAGTCAATTACCCTTGGCGATCAACTCCCATTTTTTTGTGGCCGACCAGTCGCAACAGGCAGCAGATGATCTTTTTCCGACCTACCAGGCTATGATGAATCGGGTTGGTCGGGAGCGGGGATGGGCTCCGTTAGACAGGGCGCAGTTCGAGGCAATGCGCCAGTATGGGCCTTTGCTGGTGGGTAGTCCGCAACAGATGATCGACAAGATTCTGCATTTCCATGAGTTGTTCCAGAATACCCGTTATCTGGCTCAATTGATTGGCGGGCACGATTTACCACACCACAAAGTGTTGCATGCCATTGAACTGTTCGGTACGAAGGTAGCCCCGGTGGTCAGGAAAGAACTGGCTGTAATGAAGTGA
- a CDS encoding PAS domain S-box protein, translating into MTNDLVTIGELFELLAKATRDAVWHWDLEANTVWWNEGFTTLFGYEILTNESDPASWYDNIHPDDKERTLASIHTVIDGGGKNWSAEYRFRRADGTFATVYDRGYILHRESQAIRMVGAMQDVTERVALQQARDESEERLRFALESAQMGTWEFDPVQNVARWDERSEKLLGWVKGDLSYEDSLKNIHPDDRERVNAAVQWALNPKSGGRYNTSFRTIGADDGKLRWVRFIGQTYFTEAGVAYRFSGVAQEITAEVVAREKASLAEQQARIAIEGSGSGSFSIDIDSNEMLYSPSLARIFTGDETRGVTRDVFVEHLHPDDRSAREQAYVNAATTNTINYEARFIWSDNSVHWVKVIGQYLFNSDGKPTTLSGIALDITEQKEQKKALSESDALFRNITNASTAALWITNEDSAVTYVSQKWIEWTGAPLEKHLGNGWLHYVTASDRQRASESLLADFRAFRYHESQFRVEHINGTKRWVVCTGTPQYTADGEFSGYVGAILDISDRVEAEERLRTSEERFRNMINQAPVAIGILNGRNMRVETANLPMLEIWGKSASIIGLPLLKALPEIEDQGFMELLEHVYDSGNAHYGFETLARLHRKGKLEEAYFNFVYAPVRDDSDTISGVIVVATEVSQQVKAKIALQESEQRFRNLIEEAPVATSLFVGRDLIIDMPNEAIIKFWGKGNGVIGKPLREALPELQGQSFLEILDDIYTTGNEYSAQEARADLVVDGQLRTFYFNFTYKPLRNAAGEIYAILDMAIDVTDQVVARRAIEESELRFRTLMEAIAQMTWTNTPQGDMNFYNQRWYKYTGLDFDQSKGFGWQDVVHPDDLPITLEAYKRSLTSGSVFVVENRYRRGSDGMYRWHLNRAIPIRDEAGEITLWVGSATDIHEQKLLAANLEEQVLARTKELEASNYDLRRSNENLEKFAYIASHDLQEPLRKIQSFGDILKSQHASQLGEGVNYLERMQIAAGRMSLLIKDLLAFSRISTRQETAAPVALNNIVNEVLDDLEVAIQQAAGQVVVEELPTILGDESQLRQLFQNLLSNALKFKREGVTPYIQVHSERIAANDLPPSVRPPRSAAAYYCIRVIDNGIGFDEKYIDRIFQVFQRLHSRNEYAGTGIGLAVCEKVVANHGGTITAVSQPGQGATFLIYFPVNE; encoded by the coding sequence TTGACAAACGATTTAGTAACAATCGGCGAGTTATTCGAATTGCTTGCTAAAGCCACTCGTGATGCTGTTTGGCATTGGGATCTGGAAGCTAATACGGTATGGTGGAATGAAGGGTTTACGACGCTGTTTGGCTACGAAATTCTGACCAACGAAAGTGATCCTGCATCCTGGTATGACAACATCCACCCTGATGATAAAGAACGAACACTTGCCAGCATCCATACTGTTATAGATGGAGGTGGAAAAAACTGGTCGGCAGAGTACCGGTTTCGTCGGGCAGATGGCACCTTTGCTACCGTTTATGACCGGGGCTATATTTTACACCGGGAAAGCCAGGCTATCCGAATGGTTGGTGCCATGCAGGATGTAACCGAGCGGGTAGCTTTGCAGCAGGCACGGGATGAAAGCGAAGAGCGACTACGGTTTGCGCTGGAATCGGCCCAAATGGGTACCTGGGAATTTGATCCTGTCCAGAATGTTGCCCGATGGGATGAGCGAAGCGAAAAGTTGCTGGGCTGGGTTAAAGGCGATTTAAGTTATGAGGATTCATTAAAAAATATCCATCCCGATGATCGGGAACGGGTCAATGCGGCTGTGCAATGGGCGTTGAATCCAAAATCGGGCGGCAGGTATAACACAAGTTTCAGAACCATTGGAGCCGACGATGGAAAACTGCGTTGGGTGCGCTTTATTGGTCAGACATACTTTACGGAAGCGGGAGTGGCTTATCGTTTTTCCGGCGTAGCGCAGGAAATTACGGCTGAAGTAGTTGCTCGCGAGAAAGCAAGTTTAGCGGAGCAACAGGCTCGAATAGCCATTGAAGGCTCTGGCTCTGGCTCGTTTTCCATCGATATTGATTCCAACGAGATGCTGTACTCACCATCTCTTGCCCGAATCTTTACGGGCGACGAAACGCGCGGTGTAACCCGTGATGTATTTGTCGAGCACCTTCATCCCGACGATCGTTCTGCTCGGGAACAGGCCTATGTCAATGCCGCTACAACAAACACGATAAATTATGAAGCTCGCTTTATCTGGTCGGATAACTCGGTGCATTGGGTTAAAGTAATTGGGCAATACTTGTTCAATTCAGACGGTAAACCCACAACATTATCGGGGATTGCGCTGGATATTACCGAGCAGAAAGAACAGAAAAAGGCCCTCTCAGAGAGTGATGCTTTGTTTCGCAACATCACCAATGCATCAACGGCGGCTTTGTGGATTACCAACGAAGATTCGGCAGTTACCTATGTCAGTCAGAAATGGATTGAGTGGACCGGGGCCCCGCTCGAAAAGCACCTCGGAAACGGTTGGTTACACTATGTTACGGCTTCTGACAGACAACGGGCTTCTGAAAGTTTGCTAGCCGATTTTCGCGCGTTTCGCTATCATGAAAGCCAGTTCCGGGTGGAGCATATAAACGGTACCAAGCGCTGGGTGGTTTGTACGGGTACACCACAATATACTGCTGATGGTGAATTTTCCGGCTACGTTGGTGCTATTCTGGACATTAGTGACCGGGTTGAAGCAGAAGAGAGACTACGTACTAGTGAGGAGCGATTTCGGAATATGATCAACCAGGCTCCTGTGGCCATTGGTATTCTGAACGGTCGGAACATGCGAGTTGAAACGGCTAATCTCCCCATGCTGGAAATTTGGGGGAAAAGTGCGTCGATTATTGGGCTTCCATTGTTAAAAGCCCTTCCGGAAATAGAAGACCAGGGGTTTATGGAGCTACTTGAGCATGTCTATGACTCGGGCAACGCCCACTATGGATTTGAAACCCTGGCGCGGCTTCATCGAAAAGGAAAGCTGGAAGAAGCTTATTTTAACTTTGTCTATGCACCTGTACGTGACGATTCCGATACAATTAGTGGTGTTATTGTCGTGGCTACGGAAGTGAGCCAACAGGTAAAAGCTAAAATTGCCCTTCAGGAAAGCGAACAACGGTTTCGTAATCTGATTGAAGAGGCTCCCGTAGCTACAAGCCTGTTTGTGGGTCGTGACCTGATCATCGACATGCCAAACGAAGCTATTATCAAGTTTTGGGGTAAGGGCAATGGGGTTATTGGTAAACCGCTTCGCGAGGCTCTTCCCGAATTACAGGGGCAGTCATTTCTCGAAATTCTCGATGACATATATACGACGGGCAATGAATATAGTGCCCAGGAAGCCAGAGCCGATCTGGTTGTAGACGGGCAGTTGAGAACATTCTATTTTAACTTTACGTATAAGCCGCTACGAAATGCCGCCGGGGAGATATACGCCATTCTTGATATGGCAATTGATGTTACAGATCAGGTTGTAGCTCGCCGTGCTATCGAGGAAAGTGAATTGCGTTTCCGTACCCTGATGGAAGCTATTGCCCAGATGACCTGGACAAATACCCCCCAGGGTGATATGAATTTTTATAATCAACGCTGGTACAAGTATACCGGGCTTGATTTTGACCAAAGCAAAGGCTTCGGCTGGCAGGATGTTGTACATCCCGACGACCTCCCGATTACGCTGGAAGCCTATAAACGGTCACTCACAAGCGGCAGTGTTTTCGTAGTTGAAAATAGGTATCGTCGTGGGTCAGATGGGATGTATCGCTGGCATTTGAATCGAGCCATCCCTATTCGGGATGAAGCGGGTGAGATTACTTTATGGGTAGGTTCAGCCACCGATATTCATGAACAAAAACTACTGGCCGCGAACCTGGAAGAGCAGGTTTTGGCTCGTACCAAAGAGCTAGAGGCTTCAAACTATGACCTGCGTCGTTCAAATGAGAACCTGGAAAAGTTCGCGTATATCGCTAGCCACGATTTGCAGGAACCACTACGAAAAATACAGTCATTTGGCGATATTCTGAAAAGTCAGCATGCCAGTCAATTGGGTGAGGGTGTAAACTACCTGGAGCGGATGCAGATTGCAGCCGGGCGTATGTCATTGCTAATCAAAGATTTACTTGCATTCTCTCGTATTTCTACCCGGCAGGAAACAGCTGCTCCGGTAGCGTTGAATAACATCGTGAACGAAGTGCTGGACGATCTGGAAGTTGCTATACAACAGGCCGCCGGACAGGTTGTTGTCGAGGAATTACCTACCATTTTAGGCGATGAATCACAATTGCGGCAACTATTTCAAAACCTGCTAAGTAATGCGTTGAAATTTAAAAGGGAGGGAGTTACGCCATATATTCAGGTTCATAGCGAGCGTATTGCGGCTAACGATTTACCACCCTCTGTGCGGCCACCCCGTTCAGCAGCGGCTTATTACTGTATCCGTGTTATTGATAATGGCATTGGTTTCGACGAAAAATACATTGATCGTATTTTTCAGGTTTTCCAACGACTACATAGCCGCAATGAATATGCCGGGACGGGCATTGGACTGGCCGTTTGTGAGAAAGTAGTTGCCAATCACGGGGGAACCATAACGGCTGTTAGTCAGCCGGGACAGGGAGCTACATTTTTGATCTACTTCCCTGTGAATGAGTAG